CAATTTCCATGAAAGCGCCCAGCCAGGATTCCGGAGACCGGTACTCCCGGATGAAAGCCCGGCACTGTTCCCCCATCACGTTGATCCGGGCCGCAGGAGTGTCCAGGACGGTTTGAAGCGTATGGGTCAGGGAACCGGGATCGTCCGGATTCATGAGCCATCCGTGGAGAGGATTTGCCAGATGGTCGCAGGCGGCTCCCTTGGCAAAGGCAATGACGGGCCGCCCCCGCCCCAGGGATTCCAGAATGGTTGTGGCTCCCGCTTCCTGCCAGGCGGACGGGGCGATGGAAGCGGATGCCGTGTTCCAGAGCTGCTCCTGTTCTTCCAATGGAACAAACCCTTTAAAGAGGATATTGCGCGCGTTATGTTCCTTAACCCAGTTTTCCAGCTCCTGGCGCTGGGGACCGTCGCCGGCAATGACGAGGCGCCGTTCCGTATCAAGGCGTTCCCATGCCTGCAGAACGGGCATCAGGCCTTTCTCCGGTGTAAGCCGCCCTACGAAAAGGATGTCCCCCCCTTCCGGCGCCGGTACATAAGGCAGAAGGTGCGTTTCTACAAACAGGGGGAGTATGGAAGTTTTTTCCTCCGGAATGCCTGTGGTTTTTAAGAGTTCCGCATGCCTGCCGGAAAGGGCGATAAAACGGGCGGCATTGTGCAGAATGCCCGATTTCCTGGCCGCCGTCTGAAAGCAGGCGGAATACAGGCTGGGAATCAGCTTTCCCTGCCAGCAGCGGTTTTTGACGCCGGGCAGAAAACTGCCTTTCAGGCATTCCCGGCACTCCCGCCCCTCTCTGAACAGCAATCCGTTCAAGCAGCCGAAACGGTAATTGTGGAGCATGTGGATGACGGGAACGTTCAGCCGCCGGGCTTCCCGGTAAACGGCGGGGGACATGGCGGGGAAAACATTGTGGATCAGCCAGAAGTCGAACTTGTATTCCCGTTGCAAAAGCCGCAGTTGGCGGATAACGTGCCGATTTTTCAGCCCGCGGAAGGGAGCGGTGAATTTCCCCGCATCCAGCCATTCCTGCGTTGAGTAATTGTATTCCCTGACCAGGGCTTTTTGGGAAAGCGTTTCTGCAATCTTGGCCGCCATGGTTTCTTCTCCGCCGTATTGCAGGTACCGGTTGAAAATGGAAAGAATACGGAACTCAGGCATGAGCTTGGATAATGGATTTAAAATATCAGGTCAATGGCAAATTGGAAGCCTGGAGGCTGATAAAATTTTCTGCCGGGGAGGTTTGGAACGAAGGGCGGGCAATTCTTTGGAAAAAGGAGTATCCTTGACAAGAAGCCCATCTACCCCTGGAGCTGCCTCCTAAGTTTTGCGGGGTCTTTCATCAATTCCCTCTGGATGGCTTCCTGCTGCTGGCGCAGGCGATCTTCCTTGGTCTGGAGGGCCCTTTTGCCCGGACCCAGATCGGGATTGACAAAGGGGTTGTTGTCTCCCCACTTGGACCAGGGGCCGCGGGGAATGCGGTAGAATTCCACAAAGCGCCAGTGGACAATGGCCGTTCCGCCGGGAATGCCCAGATAATCGCGCACGGCGGGGGAAATGTCGATTCCGGCTCCCTTGTTGTGCGTGTTGACGGGGGGCTTGTCGCCAAAGACGTAGGGCCAGTCCTCCGTGGTGAACGGGCCGCAGTCCTCCCATTGGGCAAAGCAGCTCCGCTTGTTGTAGATGATCTGCACCCATCTTCCCTTGCAGACGGATTGCCCCTTCCCGGAGAATTCCCGGTGGAACCAGGGGATGACGCGGGAGGCCTCCGGCTTGTGCTCCCCCTTGCAGACGTCGTTGTAGGGAAGGGCCACATAAAAGGGATTCTGCCTGGGGATGAAAGTCTTGGGCCGGAAATCCATCGTGCGGTGCAGGGGGTCCGGATTGTCGAACCCGCCGAAGCTTTCCTTCCACGCGGAATCCCAGGAACTTTTGTGGTTGGCTACCGGATTGCGCTCCGTGGCGTCTTCCCCCACCCAGAACACGGTGGCGGTGATGTTGAGCCGCCACGGATAGGTTCCGGGGCTTTGCGGAGCCGTCCGGGGGAGGATGCGCGGCTGGGGCGCCGGTCGCTTGCCCGCTCCGGTCGCCGTAGGAGATTTGACGACGACGCCGGGCAGCGGGTCCCGGCGCGTGGGGGTGATGACGACGGGGCCTTTGGGCCGTTCCGTGCTGGACAGGGCGCGGGCGGCGGTCCGTCCGGCCTGGATGTCGGCTCGGGCATTGCCCGCCGACATGGCGGCCAGCAGCGGCAGCAGGCATGCGGCAAGAGAGGGATTCCAGCAGGAACCCTTCCATGATGCCTGTTGACGCTGCCTGTGATTTACCATCGGTGCAGTTGAGTGACGAAACGGTGATCCAGCTTACCGGGATAATCCGTGTTGAAATTCAGGCCGCGGCTTTCGTTGCGGCGCATGGCGCAATCCACGATCAGGGAGGCCACGGCTACCAGGTTGCGCAGTTCCAGAATATCCGGCGTAATGCGGTACCCCCAGTAGAAATCCTTCACCTCCCGGTGCAGCATGCGCAGGCGCGTTGCGGCGCGGTCCAGCCTTTTGTTGGTCCGTACGATGGAGACATAATCCCACATCAGGCGGCGGATTTCATCCCAATTGTGGTAAATGACGGAAAGTTCATCAGGCAGGGCCGTATCTCCGTGGTGCCACGCGGGAATGCTGTAGCCCGTAGGGGCGTCTTTCCGCAGGGGCTGCTGGGCCAGCATGGCGTTCAGGGCGCGCTTGGCCACCACCACGCATTCCAGCAGGGAATTGGAGGCTAGCCTGTTGGCCCCGTGCAGCCCGGTGCAGCCGGTTTCCCCGGCGGCGTAAAGGCCGTCCAGCGTGGTCTGGCCGTTGACGTCCGTCAGCACTCCGCCGCATTGGAAATGGGCGGCGGGGACTACCGGGATGGGCTCTTTGGCGGGGTTGATGCCGTAGCGGTTGCAAGTTTCGTAAATCAGGGGGAAACGCTCCTGGACAAAGCCGTCCGGTTTGTGGGAAATGTCCAGGTAAACACACATGCTGCCCGTCCTTTTCATCTCGGAGTCCACGGCCCGGGCGGTGATGTCCCGCGGAGCCAGGGACTTGCGGGGATCGTACTTGTGCATGAACTCCCTGCCGTCCGCGCCGATCAGCACGCCGCCTTCGCCGCGAACGGCCTCGGAAATGAGGAAAGAACGGGCTTCCGCGCCTTCCGCGCGCGTGTTGAAGAAGCAGGTGGGATGGAACTGGACGAACTCCATGTTGGCAATCGTGGCCCCCGCGCGCCAAGCCATAGCTACGCCGTCGCCCGTGGCGGAATCGTTGTTGGTGGTGTACAGGTACACGCGGCCGCAGCCGCCCGTGGCCAGCAGAACGCGGTCCGAACGGAAAATCTCCACTTCCCCGGAATTGCGGTCCAGCACGTAGGCGCCCAGCACCCTGTCTTCCGTAACCAGGCCCAGCTTGGTCGTCGTGATCAGGTCGATGGCGAACCGGTCTTCCATCAGTTCGATGTTGGGGTGCAGCTTGGCCGCTTCCAGCAGCTTGGAGGTGATTTCCAGGCCGGTGGCGTCCTTGGCGTGCAGGATGCGCCGTTTGGTGTGGCCTCCCTCGCGGGCCAGCTCGTAATCCTCTCCCTGCGTCGCCTGGTCGAAGTTGACTCCCCATTCCAGCAGTTCCCGGATGGCTCCGGGGCCTTCCTCCACGATCGTGCGGACGACTTGTTCATTGCACAGCCCGGCTCCGGCGTCCAGCGTGTCCGCGACATGGTCCTCGAAAGAGTCGTCATGGTCCCACACGGCGGCTATGCCGCCCTGCGCCTTCGCGGAACTGCAATCCAGAAATTTTCCCTTGGTTATGACCGCAACCCTGCCGTGTTCCGCAGCTCTCAAGGCGAAACTTAATCCGGCAACACCTGCCCCAATGACTAAAAAGTCGCTCGTCTTCATCTTGAATGGTACGGAACTGTAACATGCGGGGGGGCGGCAAGTCACGCCCAATGATGGGGGCAGGGGGCATATTTGTCTGGAAAAAAGGCAGGAAACACGCTAATTCATGCGCATGAGACCCCAAGGGAATGAACAGGAAGCGCGCCGGAACAAGCATGTCCGCAGCGCTCCGGCAAAAATCGCCGTCAGGGCGCTGGGCGAGGATGCGCTGGATGAAATCCTGGACGGCGCGGCCAACCCCCTTCTGCTGATCCTTGACTGCGTGCAGGACCCGCACAACCTGGGCGCCATCCTGAGAACGGCCGACGGAGCGGGAGTGGACGCGGTGATCGCCCCCAGGGACAAGTCCGTGGGCATCACGGAAACCGTGCTGCGCATCTCCGTGGGGGCGGCGGAAAAGGTCCCCTTCATCCAGGTCACCAACCTGGCGCGGACCATGAAGCAGCTCCAGAGCCGCGGCATCTGGATATTCGGCACGTCGGACAAGGGAGACCGGGATTTGTACGGAACGGATTTCACCGGCCCCGCCGCCCTGGTGATGGGCGCGGAAGGGGAAGGCATGAGACGGCTGACGGAAGAGAATTGCGACTTTCTCCTGCGGATTCCCATGAAAGGTTCCGTGCCCTGCCTGAACGTATCCGTGGCTACGGGCGTGTGCCTGTATGAAATCCTGCGCCAGCGGTCCCTTTCCTGATTCTTTTTACTCCGCCATTCTGCGCTCATGATTAAGGAACTTTCCCTTTCTCCGGGAGAACGCGTACGGTTTGTTTCCGACATCCACTTCGGCCATGCCAAGGCCCTGGTCAGGGAACCGGAAGAATTGAAATTCCTGTTGGAAGGGTGTACCCATCTGGTCGTATGCGGGGACTTGAGCGAAACCCGCGCAAGCCCCTATCAGGCTGAAGGGCTGCAAAAAC
This genomic stretch from Akkermansia biwaensis harbors:
- a CDS encoding glycosyltransferase family 4 protein → MPEFRILSIFNRYLQYGGEETMAAKIAETLSQKALVREYNYSTQEWLDAGKFTAPFRGLKNRHVIRQLRLLQREYKFDFWLIHNVFPAMSPAVYREARRLNVPVIHMLHNYRFGCLNGLLFREGRECRECLKGSFLPGVKNRCWQGKLIPSLYSACFQTAARKSGILHNAARFIALSGRHAELLKTTGIPEEKTSILPLFVETHLLPYVPAPEGGDILFVGRLTPEKGLMPVLQAWERLDTERRLVIAGDGPQRQELENWVKEHNARNILFKGFVPLEEQEQLWNTASASIAPSAWQEAGATTILESLGRGRPVIAFAKGAACDHLANPLHGWLMNPDDPGSLTHTLQTVLDTPAARINVMGEQCRAFIREYRSPESWLGAFMEIAEQAAGPGSLPEKHTQES
- the rlmB gene encoding 23S rRNA (guanosine(2251)-2'-O)-methyltransferase RlmB, with the protein product MRMRPQGNEQEARRNKHVRSAPAKIAVRALGEDALDEILDGAANPLLLILDCVQDPHNLGAILRTADGAGVDAVIAPRDKSVGITETVLRISVGAAEKVPFIQVTNLARTMKQLQSRGIWIFGTSDKGDRDLYGTDFTGPAALVMGAEGEGMRRLTEENCDFLLRIPMKGSVPCLNVSVATGVCLYEILRQRSLS
- the nadB gene encoding L-aspartate oxidase → MKTSDFLVIGAGVAGLSFALRAAEHGRVAVITKGKFLDCSSAKAQGGIAAVWDHDDSFEDHVADTLDAGAGLCNEQVVRTIVEEGPGAIRELLEWGVNFDQATQGEDYELAREGGHTKRRILHAKDATGLEITSKLLEAAKLHPNIELMEDRFAIDLITTTKLGLVTEDRVLGAYVLDRNSGEVEIFRSDRVLLATGGCGRVYLYTTNNDSATGDGVAMAWRAGATIANMEFVQFHPTCFFNTRAEGAEARSFLISEAVRGEGGVLIGADGREFMHKYDPRKSLAPRDITARAVDSEMKRTGSMCVYLDISHKPDGFVQERFPLIYETCNRYGINPAKEPIPVVPAAHFQCGGVLTDVNGQTTLDGLYAAGETGCTGLHGANRLASNSLLECVVVAKRALNAMLAQQPLRKDAPTGYSIPAWHHGDTALPDELSVIYHNWDEIRRLMWDYVSIVRTNKRLDRAATRLRMLHREVKDFYWGYRITPDILELRNLVAVASLIVDCAMRRNESRGLNFNTDYPGKLDHRFVTQLHRW